Proteins encoded together in one Cicer arietinum cultivar CDC Frontier isolate Library 1 chromosome 4, Cicar.CDCFrontier_v2.0, whole genome shotgun sequence window:
- the LOC101488756 gene encoding uncharacterized protein, translated as MAVFPKKKQVQIMEAWEALIYSYDEAQYYMKLAIFEGICSNCSIFYDYVHEQWLIPHKERFVEAWTNRVMHFGNTTTQRVESAHWSLKRILQDSIGDICSVWETINSMIVLQHNEIIASFEKSIIQKVHRYSNRLYANLRGVVSKNAIDHIAAEYDRVKYVGIDQTECRCTIRTTHGLPCACEIARYSMIPRSIPLDAIHGWWSKVTFHVDASSQPSELSVKHEIDVIVKKFEELDVPGKISLKGKLREIAYPSTTSMFPPVAKVKTKGAPKKGKSKVSKRDKSTKRDSSWWEYVDASVRCSGTNACSTIDISKVEKLAPRPSVQKLTPRPSISKVQQPRVLLFKDWLPFEIHKFIDDIIDVGDDGNCGYRAVAALLGMGENCWAFIRQQCVIELQEFMSHYKILFGGENYVRQLIHNVYVEQVASKDNWMTLPEMGYVIASKFNVVVVALSLNQSQTYFPLRSPPPTSMSDHRVIVIAFVNNCHFVQVYLKSYSPIPPASNLWKNYCNDQQVICGNIIAMKKHDNENLFTRIACNIGCRYFQKL; from the exons ATGGCCGTGTTTCCAAAAAAGAAGCAAGTGCAAATAATGGAGGCATGGGAGGCTCTTATTTACAGTTATGATGAGGCTCAGTACTACATGAAGTTGGCTATCTTTGAAGGAATTTGTAGTAattgttctattttttatgattatgtacACGAGCAGTGGTTAATTCCTCACAAGGAAAGGTTTGTTGAGGCGTGGACAAATAGAGTTATGCACTTTGGGAACACCACAACACAAAGGGTTGAGTCGGCACATTGGAGTTTGAAAAGGATATTACAAGATAGTATTGGTGATATATGCAGTGTTTGGGAAACCATCAATAGCATGATTGTATTACAACACAATGAGATAATAGCATCATTTGAAAAGAGCATCATTCAAAAGGTGCATCGCTATAGTAACAGATTATATGCGAATTTGCGTGGTGTTGTGTCAAAAAATGCAATTGATCACATTGCGGCAGAGTATGATCGCGTGAAGTATGTAGGTATTGATCAGACTGAGTGTCGTTGCACAATTAGGACAACACATGgtctaccttgtgcatgtgaaatAGCTAGGTATAGTATGATCCCACGTTCCATTCCATTAGACGCTATTCATGGTTGGTGGAGTAAAGTAACTTTCCATGTTGATGCATCGAGTCAACCTTCAGAGTTATCTGTGAAACATGAAATAGATGTCATAGTGAAAAAGTTTGAAGAACTTGATGTACCTGGAAAAATTTCACTTAAAGGTAAATTACGAGAGATCGCGTATCCATCGACTACGTCGATGTTTCCACCGGTTGCCAAGGTTAAAACAAAAGGTGCACCAAAAAAAGGTAAAAGTAAGGTatcaaaaagagataaatcaacCAAGCGTGATTCATCTTGGTGGGAGTATGTGGATGCAAGTGTTCGATGTAGTGGTACAAATGCATGTAGCACTATAGATATCAGTAAAGTAGAAAAGCTAGCACCTCGACCATCAGTCCAAAAGCTCACACCTCGGCCATCAATTAGCAAAGTTCAACAACCAAGAGTTCTCCTCTTCAAAGATTGGTTGCCatttgaaattcataaattcataGATGACATTATTGATGTTGGTGATGATGGTAATTGTGGATATCGTGCAGTTGCAGCTTTACTTGGAATGGGTGAGAACTGTTGGGCATTCATCCGTCAACAGTGTGTGATAGAGCTTCAAGAGTTCATGTCTCATTACAAGATACTATTTGGTGGAGAAAATTATGTTCGACAACTTATACACAATGTGTATGTTGAGCAAGTTGCGTCGAAGGATAATTGGATGACACTTCCAGAAATGGGATATGTGATTGCTTCAAAGTTTAACGTGGTTGTCGTCGCATTATCACTTAACCAATCACAAACATATTTTCCACTTCGGAGTCCACCACCAACATCTATGTCAGATCATCGTGTGATTGTTATTGCATTTGTTAACAACTGTCATTTCGTACAG GTTTACTTAAAGTCATATTCCCCTATACCACCAGCAAGTAATTTGTGGAAAAATTATTGCAATGACCAGCAAGTAATTTGTGGAAACATTATTGCAATGAAGAAGCACGACAATGAGAATTTATTTACAAGGATCGCATGCAACATTGGTTGCAGATATTTCCAGAAActataa
- the LOC140920134 gene encoding protein FAR1-RELATED SEQUENCE 5-like: MERDKYVYRYRKVDGSDELRDIFWAHLDAITLVNNFHIILIMDSTYKTCRYRMPLLEIIGVTSTEMTFCVGFAYLQSERVDNFTWALQMVKEHITSGEVEVIVTDRDLALMNAIENVFPKAVNLLCLFHICKNVKAKCKMVVFPKKKQVQIMEAWEALIYSYDEAQYYMKLAIFERICSSCSIFYDYVYEQWLIPHKERFVEAWTKQ, translated from the coding sequence ATGGAACGCGACAAATACGTTTATCGATATAGGAAGGTAGATGGTTCAGATGAATTGAGGGACATATTTTGGGCTCATCTAGACGCTAtcactcttgtaaataattttcacataatattgattatgGATAGCACTTACAAGACCTGTAGGTATCGAATGCCATTACTTGAGATTATTGGTGTTACATCTACtgaaatgacattttgtgtGGGATTTGCATATCTACAGTCTGAGCGTGTTGATAACTTCACATGGGCACTACAAATGGTGAAAGAACATATTACAAGTGGTGAAGTTGAAGTCATCGTTACTGATAGAGACCTTGCTTTGATGAACGCAATTGAAAATGTTTTTCCAAAAGCAGTGAATTTATTATGCTTGTTTCATATATGCAAGAATGTCAAAGCCAAGTGCAAGATGGTCGTGTTTCCAAAAAAGAAGCAAGTGCAAATAATGGAGGCATGGGAGGCTCTTATTTACAGTTATGATGAGGCTCAATACTACATGAAGTTGGCTATCTTTGAAAGAATTTGTAGTAGCtgttctattttttatgattatgtataCGAGCAGTGGTTAATTCCTcacaaggaaagatttgttgaggcGTGGACAAAGCAGTGA
- the LOC101489090 gene encoding auxin response factor 5-like: protein MEAKPSSTSMQKHKADQHIGLMEAKPCSTLIISVLFTETLNSELWHACAGPLVSLPHVDSPVYYFPQGQIEQGAAPTTRIPNYPNLPSQLLCQVQNLTLHADKETEEIYAQMSLQPLHHDVFIEVNNLSPLPSVGLKANVSKHLFCKTLTASDTIKRFL, encoded by the exons ATGGAAGCAAAGCCCTCCTCCACATCAATGCAGAAACACAAGGCTGATCAGCACATTGGGCTTATGGAAGCAAAGCCCTGCTCCACATTAATTATATCTGTGCTGT TCACAGAGACATTAAATTCAGAGTTATGGCATGCTTGTGCTGGCCCACTTGTATCCTTGCCTCATGTAGACAGTCCGGTGTATTACTTCCCTCAAGGCCAAATCGAACAG GGGGCTGCTCCCACCACAAGGATTCCCAACTATCCCAATCTTCCATCTCAGTTGCTGTGCCAAGTCCAAAACCTCACACTTCAT GCCGACAAAGAAACAGAAGAAATCTATGCACAAATGTCCCTCCAACCATTGCATCATGATGTATTCATTGAGGTCAATAATCTATCTCCTTTACCTTCGGTTGGGTTAAAGGCCAATGTTAGCAAGCATCTCTTCTGCAAAACTTTAACTGCTAGTGACACCATCAAACGCTTCCTTTAG
- the LOC101489956 gene encoding pentatricopeptide repeat-containing protein At5g09450, mitochondrial, translating into MAFRSLFQSLTRNSGLVNNAHHHHRSHSLLNASRFVSSGAVTSDYVEETPNSAEGDDDLRSRILRLRLPKRSATNVLQKWILQGNSIPVSELRDISKELRSSQRYKHALEISEWMVTHKEYELSDSDYADRIDLLTKVFGIDAAERYFEALPLSTKTCETYTALLHCFAGARMTEKAEELYQRIKDSNLPFDALTYNEMMTLYMSVGQVEKVPSVVEDLKQQKVVPDIFTYNLWISSCAAALNIDEVKRILEEMSNVAGSDESWMRYLNLVNIYVNVGNLDSASSNSLVETEKRITQSQWITYDFLVILYGGLGEKDKLDQIWNSLRMTKQKMISRNYICIISAYLILDHAKEAGDVIDQWKQSTTTDFDTHACKRIVDGFKDIGLDEVANNLNMIIIEKNLNPENN; encoded by the exons ATGGCGTTCCGCTCTCTCTTTCAATCTCTCACACG AAACAGCGGTTTAGTCAACAATGCTCATCACCATCACCGTTCACATTCTCTCCTCAACGCATCGAGATTTGTGTCTTCGGGTGCTGTGACCAGTGATTATGTGGAAGAGACTCCAAACTCTGCTGAGGGTGATGATGACCTAAGGAGCAGAATCTTGAGGCTCAGACTCCCCAAGCGAAGTGCCACCAATGTTCTTCAGAAATGGATTCTCCAAGGGAATTCTATTCCGGTTTCTGAGCTTCGTGATATATCTAAAGAGCTTAGAAGTTCTCAGCGTTATAAACACGCTTTGGAG ATATCGGAATGGATGGTTACTCATAAAGAATACGAGTTATCAGACTCTGATTATGCAGATCGCATAGATTTGTTGACCAAGGTTTTCGGCATTGATGCTGCAGAGCGCTACTTTGAGGCTTTACCGCTTTCCACAAAGACATGCGAGACTTACACGGCCCTTCTGCACTGTTTTGCAGGAGCAAGAATGACTGAAAAGGCCGAAGAACTATATCAAAGGATAAAAGATTCAAACCTCCCATTTGATGCCCTTACTTACAACGAAATGATGACCCTTTACATGTCGGTTGGGCAAGTTGAAAAGGTCCCGTCAGTTGTTGAAGATCTCAAACAACAAAAGGTTGTCCCAGATATCTTTACTTATAATCTATGGATAAGTTCATGTGCTGCAGCTCTTAATATCGATGAAGTTAAAAGGATTCTTGAAGAAATGAGTAATGTTGCTGGTTCTGATGAAAGTTGGATGAGATATTTGAACCTGGTCAACATTTATGTTAATGTGGGTAATCTTGATAGTGCAAGTTCCAACTCACTCGTCGAGACTGAGAAAAGGATCACGCAAAGTCAATGGATAACATACGATTTCTTGGTCATTCTTTATGGTGGTTTGGGTGAAAAGGATAAACTTGATCAGATATGGAATTCATTGAGAATGACTAAACAGAAAATGATTAGCAGAAATTATATCTGTATTATTTCTGCTTATCTAATTCTTGATCATGCAAAAGAAGCAGGTGACGTTATCGATCAATGGAAACAATCGACTACCACAGATTTTGATACGCATGCTTGTAAAAGGATTGTGGATGGTTTTAAGGACATTGGATTGGATGAAGTAGCCAACAACTTGAATATGATTATCATTGAGAAGAACCTCAATCCGGAAAATAACTAA
- the LOC101490607 gene encoding proteasome subunit alpha type-1-A: protein MFRNQYDTDVTTWSPAGRLFQVEYAMEAVKQGSAAIGLRSKTHVVLACVNKANSELSSHQKKIFKVDDHIGVAIAGLTADGRVLSRYMRSECINYNYTYESPLPVGRLVVQLADKAQVCTQRSWKRPYGVGLLVAGLDESGAHLYYNCPSGNYFEYQAFAIGSRSQAAKTYLERRFDNFTASSREDLIKDALIATRESLQGEKLRSSVCTIAVVGVGEPFHILDQETVQQLIDTFEIVKEDEPATVEEPQPETEQDAATDQGAGADQGGAENQGGAENQGGSPMDI, encoded by the exons atgTTTAGAAATCAATACGACACAGACGTAACAACATGGAGTCCAGCAGGAAGATTATTCCAAGTCGAATACGCTATGGAAGCAGTGAAACAAGGTTCAGCCGCAATAGGTCTCCGATCCAAAACTCACGTGGTTCTCGCGTGCGTTAACAAAGCTAATTCCGAACTCTCTTCTCATCAGAAGAAGATCTTTAAGGTTGATGATCATATCGGAGTTGCCATCGCCGGTCTCACCGCCGACGGCCGTGTACTTTCTCGTTACATGCGATCtgaatgtattaattataattatacttatgaATCGCCGCTTCCTGTTGGTCGTCTCGTTGTTCAGCTCGCCGATAAGGCTCAG GTTTGCACCCAGCGATCATGGAAGCGTCCTTATGGGGTTGGTCTTCTGGTAGCTGGATTAGATGAATCAGGAGCCCATCTCTATTACAACTGTCCAAGCGGAAACTATTTTGAATATCAGGCTTTTGCCATTGGTTCTCGTTCACAAGCTGCAAAGACATATTTGGAACGCAGGTTTGACAACTTCACGGCCTCCTCCCGGGAAGATCTGATCAAAGATGCACTCATTGCGACTAGAGAGTCCTTGCAGGGGGAAAAGCTCAGGAGCTCTGTATGCACCATTGCTGTTGTTGGAGTTGGTGAGCCATTCCACATTTTGGATCAGGAAACTGTTCAACAGTTAATAGATACTTTCGAGATTGTGAAGGAGGATGAACCTGCAACTGTTGAAGAACCTCAGCCAGAAACTGAACAGGATGCTGCCACAGATCAGGGTGCTGGTGCAGATCAAGGTGGTGCTGAAAACCAAGGTGGAGCAGAAAACCAAGGCGGTTCTCCGATGGACATTTGA
- the LOC101488423 gene encoding protein MAINTENANCE OF MERISTEMS-like, with protein MHQTRTVSGYLTLLQVWVYEHFPTLCANCCRLSQVYDEDYPRALRWKPKRDKGLVIPFRKALDEIDVDGICWTPYREHRPKRPFEVVSLFRGWIRWGPKMYAHLPDRVLRQYGHVQTIPGSPLEIVGQTTTPEEMDIMFTQYAVHVVDAGAVVHKPADCAIEYMDCLQ; from the exons ATGCATCAGACTAGAACAGTATCAGGGTATCTGACACTATTACAG GTGTGGGTGTATGAACATTTTCCAACATTATGTGCGAATTGTTGTAGACTATCTCAGGTTTATGATGAGGACTATCCGAGAGCACTTAGATGGAAGCCAAAACGGGATAAAGGTTTGGTTATTCCATTTAGGAAAGCACTGGACGAGATTGATGTTGATGGCATATGTTGGACACCCTACAGAGAGCATAGGCCGAAGCGACCATTTGAGGTTGTTTCATTATTCAGAGGGTGGATACGATGGGGTCCCAAGATGTATGCTCACTTGCCAGATAGGGTATTGCGTCAATATGGACATGTCCAAACCATCCCTGGTTCACCTTTGGAGATAGTAGGTCAGACGACCACACCAGAGGAAATGGACATCATGTTTACGCAATACGCTGTACATGTAGTTGACGCTGGGGCAGTTGTACACAAACCTGCAGACTGTGCAATTGAGTACATGGACTG TTtacaataa
- the LOC101490289 gene encoding uncharacterized protein, which translates to MGAEAFSMNSHDEEEVPVPLVIGLQPSALVDHVARVDWSLLHRIPGEHGGSIPVALEELENILNQVNSNSHVLLSCPDDPSPVKTIAGGSVANTIRGLKSGFGISTGIIGACGDDEQGNLFLHNMFLNGVDISRLRKKEGHTAQCVCLVDALGNRTMRPCLSNAVKVQAEELTKEDFQGSKWLVLRYAILNLEVIQAAILLAKQEGLFVSLDLASFEMVRNFKQPLLKLLESGNIDLCFANEDEATELLRGEQNADPVAAVECLAKYCQWAVVTLGSNGCIAKHKNEIVCVPAIGEAKAIDATGAGDLFASGFLYGVIKGLSLEECCKVGTCSGGSVIRSLGGEVTLENWQWMYKHMQIKGLLTPDTSK; encoded by the exons ATGGGAGCCGAAGCCTTTTCCATGAACAGCCACGACGAGGAAGAGGTGCCGGTGCCACTTGTTATCGGGCTTCAGCCATCAGCGCTTGTAGACCACGTGGCTCGTGTTGATTGGTCATTGCTCCATCGAATTCCTGGTGAACACGGTGGCTCCATACCC GTTGCTCTTGAAGAACTTGAGAATATACTGAATCAAGTAAATAGTAATTCCCATGTTCTTCTCTCTTGCCCTGATGATCCTTCTCCTGTTAAGACCATAGCTGGAGGCAGTGTTGCAAATACAATTCGTGGGTTGAAAAGTGGCTTTGGGATTTCAACTGGAATCATTGGAGCTTGTGGTGATGATGAGCAAGGGAATCTATTTCTCCATAACATGTTCCTTAATGGAGTTGACATTTCTAGACTTAGGAAGAAGGAAGGACACACAGCACAGTGTGTTTGTTTGGTTGATGCTTTGGGAAACCGTACCATGCGACCATGTCTCTCAAATGCTGTCAAAGTTCAG GCAGAAGAATTAACCAAAGAGGACTTTCAGGGCTCCAAG TGGTTGGTGTTGAGATATGCAATACTTAATTTGGAAGTTATTCAAGCAGCCATTCTTTTAGCCAAACAGGAAGGTCTTTTTGTTTCCTTGGATTTGGCTAGTTTTGAG ATGGTTAGAAATTTCAAACAGCCACTTCTGAAGCTATTGGAGTCTGGAAACATAGACCTTTGCTTTGCTAATGAGGATGAGGCAACAGAGCTTCTAAG AGGTGAACAGAATGCTGATCCAGTAGCTGCTGTAGAATGTCTGGCCAAATACTGTCAATGGGCTGTAGTAACATTGGGTTCTAATGGATGCATAGCTAAACATAAAAATGAG ATTGTATGCGTTCCAGCGATAGGTGAAGCAAAGGCAATTGATGCTACAGGTGCAGGGGACCTTTTTGCAAGTGGATTTTTGTATGGAGTGATCAAAGGCTTATCACTTGAAGAATGCTGCAAAGTAGGAACATGCAGTGGTGGGTCTGTTATTCGTTCTCTTGGTGGTGAGGTGACATTAGAAAATTGGCAATGGATGTACAAACATATGCAGATAAAGGGTCTTCTCACGCCTGATACATCCAAATGA
- the LOC101489629 gene encoding uncharacterized protein: MGSLMAGWGSSSIDPKSATLKRNRSLTKDEIDAYWKSKKKTEEEHLRAISNMSETIQASKYNDPEKKLEKSMTMPVAHVKDSFNMNLLDTSLEQLIKKNDWWTKSSWAFLNEPPMIEAAPNKYAAQFHVANLGSSKLNPGDEIIIA; the protein is encoded by the exons ATGGGTTCTCTTATGGCAGGATGGGGATCTTCCTCCATTGATCCTAAATCAG CCACACTTAAAAGGAACCGTTCACTTACAAAAGATGAAATCGATGCTTATTGGAAATCAAAGAAGAAGACAGAGGAAGAACACCTTAGAGCCATTTCCAATATGTCAGAGACGATCCag GCTAGCAAATACAATGATCCTGAAAAGAAGCTTGAGAAGTCAATGACCATGCCTGTGGCCCATGTAAAGGACTCCTTTAATATGAACTTACTTGACACAAGTTTGGAGCAACTTATCAAGAAAAATGACTG GTGGACAAAGAGTAGCTGGGCATTTTTGAATGAGCCTCCAATGATTGAAGCTGCACCCAACAAGTATGCAGCACAGTTTCACGTTGCCAACTTGGGATCATCAAAATTGAACCCCGGAGATGAAATTATTATTGCTTGA